In Streptomyces sp. NBC_00306, a single genomic region encodes these proteins:
- a CDS encoding SpoIIE family protein phosphatase → MAEPGVETRTRSSVITARAAATFDPVGRSVATARAFVRDTLHGWGFSDVVDDAVVLTSELVTNAVIHAGTAADVLCLRSDDGVRVEVADRYPEREVPIQGTGLSLGSPDRENGRGLLLCAALASRWGVEYSPTFKQVWFQLDLPQRPVGTRSAGPVLPTPLLPVADERVRVAVTQIDRSGAISVWNDDAEHLFGYAADQVIGKPLTDFAAWPHTPGIGTGIAEALQLSRWEGSYGIRGTDGRVVPVYASHLRVRDTNGEPSTVCLLVRDDERAVLQSPQRAPVTDTGAESHTTDPFEVFIGSPAPDDLDGLLQRTVERARDMLDGDAAFLLLATDDETELEVRASTGLPSARQRFARVPVEAGTGRYGSARMPAVHEDLTVVPGAVPLLNSTGMRSVVTVPLKVEGRLTGSLGVAAEASGRYSNEEALRLQFAADRIALAVESARLGELERLRRGSLSFLVEASDLLAGTLDRDQTLALMAQMTVPTLATWCAVYTIADQASDPYLSYVLHEDEERIDGLKALLSKIAPPDPVPTPGARVWTAPAEAGQQAALLTSKRELGIGSTPPVSSGIGTTLATAAAVGGETVVLPLVARNRVIGMLTLGKPSDDHFRQEILELAEDLSRRAALALDNARLYSERVAISQSLQRSLLPPELPHIPGVEVEVIYRAAGEGNEVGGDFYDLFPIRDGAYGFAIGDVCGTGPEAAAVTGLARHALRLLAREGFGGPAVLERLNAAILDEGARSRFLTLLYGELWPQEDGSAVLKVVCAGHPLPLRLRQDGTVEPAADPQPLLGVMDDLELYEQMVTLDPGDVLLCVTDGVTERREGTRMLGDEGLTDVLTTCTGLTAGAVAARVLRAVERFAAEPASDDMAILAMRVPEPQHS, encoded by the coding sequence ATGGCAGAGCCGGGCGTCGAGACGCGTACGAGGAGTTCTGTGATCACCGCGCGGGCGGCTGCCACCTTCGACCCTGTCGGGCGGTCCGTCGCGACCGCCCGGGCCTTCGTGCGCGACACACTCCACGGGTGGGGGTTCTCGGACGTCGTCGACGACGCGGTCGTCCTCACCAGCGAGCTCGTCACCAACGCCGTCATCCATGCCGGCACCGCGGCCGACGTCCTGTGTCTGCGCTCGGACGACGGTGTACGGGTCGAGGTCGCCGACCGCTACCCGGAGCGCGAGGTCCCGATCCAGGGCACCGGTCTCTCCCTCGGCAGCCCCGACCGCGAGAACGGCCGCGGGCTTCTGCTCTGCGCGGCGCTGGCCTCCCGCTGGGGCGTCGAGTACAGCCCCACGTTCAAGCAGGTCTGGTTCCAACTCGACCTCCCCCAGCGCCCGGTGGGCACCCGCTCCGCGGGACCCGTCCTGCCGACCCCGCTCCTCCCCGTCGCCGACGAACGCGTCCGCGTGGCCGTCACCCAGATCGACAGAAGCGGCGCGATCTCCGTCTGGAACGACGACGCCGAGCACCTCTTCGGCTACGCGGCCGACCAGGTCATCGGCAAGCCGCTCACGGACTTCGCCGCCTGGCCGCACACCCCCGGCATCGGCACCGGCATCGCCGAAGCGCTCCAGCTCTCCCGCTGGGAGGGCAGCTACGGCATCCGCGGCACCGACGGCCGTGTCGTCCCCGTCTACGCCTCGCACCTGCGGGTCCGCGACACCAATGGCGAACCCTCCACCGTCTGTCTGCTCGTCAGGGACGACGAACGCGCCGTGCTCCAGAGCCCGCAGCGCGCCCCCGTGACCGACACGGGCGCCGAGAGCCACACCACGGACCCGTTCGAGGTCTTCATCGGCTCCCCTGCGCCCGACGACCTCGACGGGCTCCTCCAGCGCACGGTGGAGCGCGCCCGGGACATGCTCGACGGCGACGCCGCCTTCCTGCTGCTGGCCACCGACGACGAGACCGAACTGGAAGTGCGGGCCAGCACCGGACTCCCCTCCGCACGCCAGCGCTTCGCCCGCGTGCCCGTGGAGGCCGGCACCGGACGCTACGGCTCGGCGCGGATGCCCGCGGTGCACGAGGACCTCACCGTGGTGCCGGGCGCGGTCCCGCTCCTCAACTCGACGGGCATGCGGTCCGTCGTCACCGTCCCGCTGAAGGTCGAGGGCCGCCTCACCGGATCGCTGGGCGTCGCCGCGGAAGCATCGGGCCGGTACTCCAACGAGGAGGCCCTGCGCCTCCAGTTCGCCGCCGACCGCATCGCGCTCGCCGTGGAGTCCGCCCGTCTCGGCGAGCTCGAACGACTGCGCCGCGGTTCGCTCTCCTTCCTCGTCGAGGCGTCCGACCTGCTCGCCGGCACCCTCGACCGCGACCAGACACTGGCGCTCATGGCACAGATGACCGTCCCGACGCTGGCCACCTGGTGTGCCGTCTACACGATCGCCGACCAGGCATCGGACCCGTACCTCAGCTATGTGCTCCACGAGGACGAGGAACGCATCGACGGCCTCAAGGCCCTCCTCTCCAAGATCGCGCCCCCGGACCCGGTGCCCACCCCCGGCGCACGCGTGTGGACCGCACCCGCCGAAGCAGGCCAGCAGGCGGCGCTGCTCACCTCCAAGCGCGAACTCGGCATCGGCTCCACGCCGCCGGTCTCCTCCGGCATCGGCACCACGCTCGCCACGGCAGCCGCCGTGGGCGGGGAGACGGTTGTACTGCCCCTGGTGGCGCGCAACCGCGTCATCGGCATGCTGACCCTCGGCAAGCCGTCCGACGACCACTTCCGCCAGGAGATCCTGGAGCTCGCCGAGGACCTCTCGCGCCGGGCCGCCCTGGCCCTCGACAACGCGCGGCTGTACTCGGAGCGCGTGGCCATCAGCCAGTCCCTCCAGCGCAGCCTGCTGCCGCCGGAGTTGCCGCACATCCCGGGCGTCGAGGTCGAGGTCATCTACCGCGCGGCCGGCGAAGGCAACGAAGTCGGCGGCGACTTCTACGACCTCTTCCCGATCCGCGACGGCGCGTACGGCTTCGCCATCGGCGACGTCTGCGGTACGGGCCCGGAGGCCGCGGCGGTCACCGGTCTCGCCCGGCACGCTCTGCGCCTTTTGGCCAGGGAGGGCTTCGGCGGCCCCGCGGTCCTGGAGCGCCTCAACGCCGCGATCCTCGACGAGGGCGCCCGTAGCCGCTTCCTCACCCTGCTCTACGGGGAGTTGTGGCCGCAGGAGGACGGCAGCGCCGTCCTCAAGGTCGTCTGCGCCGGCCATCCGCTCCCGCTGCGGCTGCGCCAGGACGGCACCGTCGAACCGGCGGCCGACCCGCAGCCCCTGCTCGGTGTCATGGACGACCTCGAGCTGTACGAGCAGATGGTCACCCTCGACCCGGGTGACGTCCTGCTCTGCGTCACGGACGGCGTCACCGAACGCCGCGAGGGGACACGCATGCTGGGCGACGAGGGCCTCACCGATGTGCTGACCACCTGCACCGGACTGACCGCGGGCGCGGTGGCCGCGCGCGTCCTGCGAGCCGTGGAACGCTTCGCCGCGGAGCCGGCCTCGGACGACATGGCCATCCTCGCGATGCGTGTGCCGGAGCCTCAGCACTCCTGA